DNA sequence from the Bacteroidales bacterium genome:
AATGCCTAAACGAAAAACCCGATTATCTTTTTTTGGTAATTTTCTTTTGCTATTAATCATTTTAGCTTTAATCCTACTATTAGCATACCTAAACAAATATTCTTTTCAGTCACCATCCCAACAAAGAACATACGAAATTCTTGAGTCAATACCTCGTGAATATTCTATCTACGGAATCGATATATCGAGATATCAAAAAAAAATTAATTGGGAAAAATTGTCTCGATTTCGTTATAAACATGTTACTATTTCTTTTATTATGATCAAGGCTACAGAAGGTACCAACTATGTGGATCCTTTTTTTCACGACAATTGGAAAAATTCTAAAAAATATGGCTTCATAACAGGAGCATACCATTATTTCAAACCTCATCAAGATCCTATTATTCAAATGAACAATTTTTTAAAAACAGTTTCTTTCTCGCCAGGAGATTTTATTGTTGTGGACATTGAGGAATACCCCATTTATATTTCTAAAGCCACGTTTCAAAACAATATCATGAAAGCTCTACAGTATGTTGAAGAAAAATTAAAGACTAAGCCTATTCTTTACACCAATGTGTCTTTTTATAGGCAATATTTTATGAATAAAAGATTCGAAAAATATCCGTTATGGATAGCACACTACTATCAACAATCTCCCCCGTCCGATATTCCTTGGGTTTTTTGGCAATTTCATGACAAAATGTCACTTAATGGAATATCTGAAAACGTAGATATGAATATTTTTTGTTGTTCTTATTCTGAATTGAAAAAGTTCTTGATTCAATAGCCTAAGAAAATAAATCCTTTAAACGATCGAAGAAAGAACGATGGGGTGTTGTATTATCCGGTTGAAAGCCAGAAAAGTTTTTCATTTTTTCAACAAGTTCTCTTTCTTCGCGAGATAATTTTTGTGGCACCCATACATTAATAGTAACGATAAGATCACCAGTTCGATAACCATTTACTTCCGGCAACCCTTTTCCTTTTAACCTGAACATTTTACCAGGAATAGTACCGGGTGGGATTTTAATTCGTGCTTTCCCTGTAAGGGTGGGCACTTCAATGGTTGAACCCAGGGTTGCATCAGTGAACGAAATAAAATATTCGAATAAAAGATTTAACCCGTCTCGCTTAAAATGAGGGTGAGGTTCTTCTTCGAAAACGACAATCAAATCACCAGGAATACCTCCGCGAGGAGCTGCATTTCCTTTGCCTGAAAGAGTCATCTGCATACCTTCTTCAACGCCAGCAGGAATTTTAATAGAGATGATCTCTTCGCCATCTTGCAAACCAGTTCCATGACATGAATAACATTTATTTGTAACAATTTTCCCTTCTCCATGACAATTTGGACAAGTAGAAACTGTTTGCATCTGCCCTAAAAATGTACTAGTCACCTGTACGATACGACCAGTTCCTCGACATGTTGGGCAAGTCGTTGGAGAAGAACCAACTTGAGCACCTGTTCCTCCACATGAAGAACAAGGTATCTTTTTTCTAACTTTAATCTTTTTTTCAACACCAGTTGCTATTTCTTCCAGAGTAAGCTTGACTTTGATGCGTAAATTTGTCCCTCGAGATGTTGTTGTTCCCCTTCGTGTCGATTGAGAGAATCCACCGAAGCCACCAAATATATCACCAAAATCTGAGAAAATATCACTAAAATGAGAAAATATGTCTTCTACCGTAAATCCTCCACCACTGAAATGGGAATTTCCCACACCAGCATGACCAAATTGGTCATAACGTTTTCGTTTTTCAGGGTCACTAAGTACTTCATATGCTTCTGCAGCTTCTTTAAACTTTTCTTCAGCCTCTTTATCTCCGGGATTTCTGTCTGGATGATACTTAAGAGCCATCTGGCGATAAGCCTTCTTAATCTCTTCTTGCGTTGCA
Encoded proteins:
- a CDS encoding GH25 family lysozyme, translating into MPKRKTRLSFFGNFLLLLIILALILLLAYLNKYSFQSPSQQRTYEILESIPREYSIYGIDISRYQKKINWEKLSRFRYKHVTISFIMIKATEGTNYVDPFFHDNWKNSKKYGFITGAYHYFKPHQDPIIQMNNFLKTVSFSPGDFIVVDIEEYPIYISKATFQNNIMKALQYVEEKLKTKPILYTNVSFYRQYFMNKRFEKYPLWIAHYYQQSPPSDIPWVFWQFHDKMSLNGISENVDMNIFCCSYSELKKFLIQ
- the dnaJ gene encoding molecular chaperone DnaJ, coding for MAKKDYYEILGVPRNATQEEIKKAYRQMALKYHPDRNPGDKEAEEKFKEAAEAYEVLSDPEKRKRYDQFGHAGVGNSHFSGGGFTVEDIFSHFSDIFSDFGDIFGGFGGFSQSTRRGTTTSRGTNLRIKVKLTLEEIATGVEKKIKVRKKIPCSSCGGTGAQVGSSPTTCPTCRGTGRIVQVTSTFLGQMQTVSTCPNCHGEGKIVTNKCYSCHGTGLQDGEEIISIKIPAGVEEGMQMTLSGKGNAAPRGGIPGDLIVVFEEEPHPHFKRDGLNLLFEYFISFTDATLGSTIEVPTLTGKARIKIPPGTIPGKMFRLKGKGLPEVNGYRTGDLIVTINVWVPQKLSREERELVEKMKNFSGFQPDNTTPHRSFFDRLKDLFS